The proteins below come from a single Hemitrygon akajei chromosome 2, sHemAka1.3, whole genome shotgun sequence genomic window:
- the LOC140722045 gene encoding nuclear factor 7, brain-like, which produces MASKGRIESLTEETICPICLDFFTDPVSPECGHNFCRSCITRCWEKEERNTCPQCKEEFADRTLRVNRALASLSEKFQGLTLIPKEKEIKFYCEEHEEELKLFCEADKKLICVMCAAAQEHREHRFLSIQEAVKIYKDRIKSSLGSLTKKKSDFEKMEQQQKEKISGVRLNRQMTTLIFNVFLHIPFALNIHTEAFGILLHIVCQRNISYSFSSLGFSIKCSPAFLMLLKHLI; this is translated from the exons atggcttcgaaaggacggATCGAGAGTTTAACCGAAGAgacaatttgtcccatctgcctggatttcttcaccgatcctgtctcaccggaatgcggacacaacttctgccgCTCCTGCATCACTCGATGTTGGGAAAAGGAGGAGAGAAACACCTGCCCGCAGTGTAAAGAGGAGTTTgcagaccgcaccctcagggtaaaTCGGGCCTTAGCAAGTCTGTCCGAAAAATTTCAAGGACTAACCCTAATTCCGAAGGAGAAGGAAATTAAATTTTACtgtgaggaacatgaggaagaactgaagctgttttgtgaagcgGACAAGAAACTGATCTGTGTGATGTGCGCCGCTGCGCAGGAACACAGGGAGCACCGATTCCTGTCGATtcaagaagctgttaaaatctacaag GATCGTATTAAATCTTCCTTGggctctctcacaaaaaagaaatccgACTTCGAGAAaatggagcagcaacagaaagagaagatctctggagttcgg CTCAATAGACAGATGACCACACTGATCTTCAATGTTTTCCTTCAcattccttttgctcttaacatacatACAGAAGCCTTTGGAATTCTCCTGCACATCGTCTGCCAGCGAAACATCAGCTACTCGTTCAGCTCTCTTGGTTTCTCCATTAAGtgttctcctgcatttcttatgctcctcaagcacctcatttga